The region TCCGATTCAATCTTCTTGTTCCTAGGAATAAATTAATATTCTATTCCTTTCGAGATAAAGAGAAACATTTATTTCAAGTTACAACCTAAGAGCCTTTTTCAACATCTTATCTTTCTTTGATTCCAGAACACAACAAGATCCATTTCTATCTATATATTCTATCTATTCTATAATAGATAGAAACCTAAATCAAATCATGTcttcacatatcaaatatttcCATATCGATACATATGACACTTTTGTTCTGCCAATGTGATGGAGAGTGAGTGCGAAAAAGAAACTTTCATTTTGAGTCtcctattatttaatttaatattattaaatattgtattaGATTGAAAAATAGGAACTTCGAATCTTTTTCTGATATACATAAAGTAAATAGAAAAAGATTCGAAGTGGATTTCTCGACCCGTGAAATGAAAAAATAGCCTCTGgagtttttttgttttatattcatCTGAAGGAAATATGAGaaagaaaacaataaataaaagaaataaaatgaaggaaatatatcagactatagtaatttaatacacatagaaattagaaaaatacataaaaatattgatttttatcaatttcacgaACAAGATCCAAGAATAAGATTAGTTGATGGAGGGGGAGGGGTAGATCTGGGGATCAACCAGTAGCGAGAGAAGGGATCGCTTCTTCCTTGAATTGAAGAGTTCGTTCAAAAAATTCATCTATCTGATTGATGAGCCATAAGACAATTCATGGTTCAGACGActagtaaaaatagaaaagaataaaCGAATTGAGTTCATGGATTTACCTAAGTCAGGTTATGGACCAAtacaagaaaatatttttttatattcgaaaccaattaattattaattataagggGCAGTGCACGAGAAATCAAATCATACATAAAAAATCGAATCCCCCAGCGCCCCCATAACATAAGGTGCTCGGAAATGGTTGAAGTAGTTGAATAGGAGGATTGCTATGACTATAGCCCTTGGTAAATTTACCAAAGatgaaaatgatttatttgatattatGGATGACTGGTTACGTAGGGACCGTTTCGTTTTTGTAGGTTGGTCCGGCCTATTGCTCTTTCCTTGTGCCTATTTCGCTCTAGGGGGTTGGTTTACAGGTACAACCTTTGTAACTTCGTGGTATACTCATGGATTGGCCAGCTCCTATTTGGAAGGCTGCAATTTCTTAACCGCCGCAGTTTCTACCCCTGCTAATAGTTTAGCACATTCTTTGTTGTTACTATGGGGTCCTGAAGCACAAGGAGATTTTACTCGTTGGTGTCAATTAGGTGGTCTGTGGACATTTGTTGCTCTCCACGGCGCTTTCGGACTAATAGGTTTTATGTTACGTCAATTTGAACTTGCGCGATCTGTTCAATTGCGACCTTATAACGCAATCGCATTCTCTGGTCCAATTGCTGTTTTTGTTTCTGTATTCCTGATTTATCCACTAGGTCAGTCTGGTTGGTTCTTTGCGCCTAGTTTTGGTGTAGCAGCTATATTTCGATTCATCCTCTTTTTCCAAGGATTTCATAATTGGACATTGAACCCATTTCATATGATGGGAGTTGCCGGTGTATTGGGCGCGGCTCTGCTATGCGCTATTCATGGTGCTACCGTAGAGAATACTTTATTTGAAGATGGTGATGGTGCAAATACATTCCGTGCTTTTAACCCAACTCAAGCCGAAGAAACTTATTCAATGGTCACCGCTAACCGCTTTTGGTCCCAAATCTTTGGGGTTGCTTTTTCCAATAAACGTTGGTTACATTTCTTTATGTTATTTGTACCAGTAACCGGTTTATGGATGAGTGCTCTTGGAGTAGTCGGTCTGGCTCTGAACCTACGTGCCTATGACTTCGTTTCCCAGGAAATCCGTGCAGCAGAAGATCCTGAATTTGAGACTTTCTACaccaaaaatattcttttaaacgaAGGTATTCGTGCTTGGATGGCGGCTCAAGATCAGCCTCATGAAAACCTTATATTCCCTGAGGAGGTTCTACCCCGTGGAAACGCTCTTTAATGGAACTTTAGCTTTAGCCGGTCGTGACCAAGAAACCACCGGTTTCGCTTGGTGGGCCGGGAATGCCCGGCTTATCAATTTATCCGGTAAACTATTGGGGGCTCATGTAGCCCATGCCGGATTAATCGTATTCTGGGCCGGAGCAATGAACCTATTTGAAGTGGCTCATTTTGTCCCAGAAAAACCCATGTACGAACAAGGATTAATTTTACTTCCCCACCTAGCTACTCTAGGCTGGGGGGTAGGTCCTGGCGGAGAAGTTATAGACACCTTTCCATACTTTGTATCTGGAGTACTTCACTTAATTTCCTCTGCTGTATTGGGCTTTGGCGGTATTTATCATGCACTTCTGGGACCTGAAACTCTTGAAGAATCTTTTCCATTTTTCGGTTATGTATGGAAAGATAGAAATAAAATGACCACAATTTTGGGTATTCACTTAATTTTGCTAGGTATAGGTGCTTTTCTTCTAGTATTCAAGGCTCTTTATTTTGGGGGCGTATACGATACCTGGGCTCCGGGAGGGGGAGATGTAAGAAAAATTACCAACTTGACTCTTAGCCCAAGTGTTATATTTGGTTATTTACTAAAATCGCCCTTTGGAGGCGAAGGGTGGATTGTTAGTGTGGACGATTTGGAAGATATAATTGGAGGACATGTATGGTTAGGTTCCATTTGTATATTTGGTGGAATCTGGCATATCTTAACCAAACCTTTTGCATGGGCTCGCCGTGCACTTGTATGGTCGGGAGAGGCTTACTTGTCTTATAGTTTAGGTGCTTTATCCGTTTTTGGTTTCATTGCTTGTTGCTTTGTCTGGTTCAATAATACCGCTTATCCTAGTGAGTTTTACGGGCCCACTGGACCAGAAGCTTCTCAAGCTCAAGCATTTACTTTTCTAGTTAGAGACCAACGTCTTGGGGCTAACGTGGGATCCGCTCAAGGGCCTACTGGGTTAGGTAAATATCTAATGCGTTCCCCGACCGGAGAAGTCATTTTTGGAGGGGAAACTATGCGTTTTTGGGATCTGCGTGCTCCTTGGTTAGAACCTCTAAGAGGTCCCAATGGTTTGGACTTGAGTAGGTTGAAAAAAGACATACAACCTTGGCAAGAACGGCGTTCTGCGGAATATATGACGCATGCTCCTTTAGGGTCTTTAAATTCTGTAGGTGGCGTAGCTACCGAGATCAATGCAGTTAATTATGTCTCTCCGAGAAGTTGGTTAGCTACCTCtcattttgttctaggattcttCCTATTCGTGGGTCATTTATGGCACGCGGGAAGAGCTCGCGCAGCCGCAGCGGGATTTGAAAAAGGAATTGATCGTGATTTTGAGCCTGTTCTCTCCATGACTCCTCTTAACTGAGATAACTGAGACAGGAGATCCAATGCTTAAGGTAGGAATCAATTTGATTACACTATATATATTGAAGGAATCAGGTGATATTTAAAAAGTATTCTGTTTTCCTTTCGTTTCAACTCATTTTctatctaaaatattttttttctggcTCGGCTATTCCACCCAGCCGAGCCATTACCTTTTATTAATATTAAGATTCTTAATTAAGAAGCCAGGAAAAAGCAATAAAGAAAGAAATCTATTCATCGAGCAAAAGGAGAGAGAGGGATTCGAACCCTCGATAGTTCTTTGTTTCGAACTATACCGGTTTTCAAGACCGGAGCTATCAACCACTCAGCCATCTCTCCGAAAgctaatttctattttatttttattccaccGAATCGAACATGGCCATATGAGTTGATACCATCACTATGTATAGAAAGATATCGTGTGTGAACCTATAGGTCAATCTATTTATCTGTATATATAGATAGATGAAATGCATAATCTAGCATGCCTATTTGTGAAcgtgaaataaaaaaatcaccCTCGACCCCATGTCCGAATAAAAGCGGTTGGTTAAAGGGTTGGAAATAAGTCATATAGAATCAATCGATTCATGGTAAAATCCCTCTACCTtgcatttattaattttttttggtcaatATCATAGAGGGATCAAATGGTATAGTTCTTTTGTTGGTAGCTTGGAGGATTAGAAACATGACTATTGCTTTCCAATTGGCTGTTTTTGCATTAATTGCTACTTCGTCAATCTTACTGATTAGTGTACCTGTTGTATTTGCTTCTCCTGATGGTTGGTTGAGTAACAAAAATATTGTATTTTCCGGTACATCTTTATGGATTGGATTA is a window of Gossypium hirsutum isolate 1008001.06 chromosome D08, Gossypium_hirsutum_v2.1, whole genome shotgun sequence DNA encoding:
- the LOC121219800 gene encoding LOW QUALITY PROTEIN: photosystem II CP43 reaction center protein-like (The sequence of the model RefSeq protein was modified relative to this genomic sequence to represent the inferred CDS: deleted 1 base in 1 codon); this encodes MTIALGKFTKDENDLFDIMDDWLRRDRFVFVGWSGLLLFPCAYFALGGWFTGTTFVTSWYTHGLASSYLEGCNFLTAAVSTPANSLAHSLLLLWGPEAQGDFTRWCQLGGLWTFVALHGAFGLIGFMLRQFELARSVQLRPYNAIAFSGPIAVFVSVFLIYPLGQSGWFFAPSFGVAAIFRFILFFQGFHNWTLNPFHMMGVAGVLGAALLCAIHGATVENTLFEDGDGANTFRAFNPTQAEETYSMVTANRFWSQIFGVAFSNKRWLHFFMLFVPVTGLWMSALGVVGLALNLRAYDFVSQEIRAAEDPEFETFYTKNILLNEGIRAWMAAQDQPHENLIFPEEVLPRGNLFNGTLALAGRDQETTGFAWWAGNARLINLSGKLLGAHVAHAGLIVFWAGAMNLFEVAHFVPEKPMYEQGLILLPHLATLGWGVGPGGEVIDTFPYFVSGVLHLISSAVLGFGGIYHALLGPETLEESFPFFGYVWKDRNKMTTILGIHLILLGIGAFLLVFKALYFGGVYDTWAPGGGDVRKITNLTLSPSVIFGYLLKSPFGGEGWIVSVDDLEDIIGGHVWLGSICIFGGIWHILTKPFAWARRALVWSGEAYLSYSLGALSVFGFIACCFVWFNNTAYPSEFYGPTGPEASQAQAFTFLVRDQRLGANVGSAQGPTGLGKYLMRSPTGEVIFGGETMRFWDLRAPWLEPLRGPNGLDLSRLKKDIQPWQERRSAEYMTHAPLGSLNSVGGVATEINAVNYVSPRSWLATSHFVLGFFLFVGHLWHAGRARAAAAGFEKGIDRDFEPVLSMTPLN